A single window of Paenibacillus sp. FSL H8-0537 DNA harbors:
- a CDS encoding tandem-95 repeat protein — protein sequence MKKKKGFIGLLTAIVAIHFIFGGLYGTGTVHASSLAGPPLASIAGHDFTYGAYVGAPYYIGIQHGGTKEYHAYLRFNKTANVPAGYKAYLKIKVGNDYGAGLEDRAIRGTPIAKVWAYKSASIPTSNDQMHTGWPTMNQVLNTPSTYELLDSHLGSIATGDLLSLDITDYFNQASNGMLTFFLTGAESLIGDIPDEVHRFRFDTNPYIVYEQAVTNQVPTVPDYTEWVNEDEFVTGNIVGSDNDGDMLTYSVSQQAANGTATVDASTGAWEYIPNENYHGQDVFKVLVNDGKGGTATSMVTITVDPVNDPPVTSDDTTATNKNEKTTGQVTASDMDGDTLTYSIWQQGAYGSAAVDPVTGAWEYTPMDDYYGQDVFKIEVSDGNGGIATSTISVTIVNVNAAPTTSDDSATTDEDTSATGQVTATDADGDILIYSVSQQAANGTATVNPSTGAWEYAPNADYHGQDVFKIEVSDSNGGTATSTITVTVTPVNDPPVTSDDTATTNKNEKTTGQVTASDVEGDTPTYSISQPATHGTAIVNPATGAWEYDPDEGYYGQDIFKIEVSDGNGGTATSAIIVTVVKVNVAPTTSDDTETTDEDTSTTGQVTASDADGDTLTYSVSQQAASGTATVNPSTGAWEYAPNADYHGQDEFKIEVSDGNGGMATSTITVTVTPVNDPPTAMDDSVTTDEDTAVTGQVSANDVEGDMLTYSLLQQATHGNATVNATTGAWEYTPDANYYGQDVFKVEVSDGNGGTVVSAISVTITSVNDAPVMTGIAAAPYELLDTETEQPFTGVYIEDADPEQTLTVSISLDTAAKGGFTAVSLQAAGFSLVGSQYKASGTADDLTTAIRQLVFTPEANRIAPKTTETVVLTVMVDDGIAAPVVDSQTSLIVTSVNDTPTVSTISNQSIGKNTATQALSFTITDPDAEPSDFAVTAESSNTALVPLSGITLAGSGKQRAVTVEPAQGMQGSATITIHVLDSSLAEGTSSFTVTVGNSKPVVTAIAPQQMDEDDVLSLTLSGTDEDLDTLSFLVDAQAEHGQAVIANGNQLTYTPNQDFKGDDSFAIKAFDGVDESDPITVQVTVMPVNDQPIAENASYDVESLTSLTQKLHATDVDGDSLTFRILTTGTKSSSVTIINGDEFVYVPSPGQLGTDSFTYVASDGQEDSDPAVVTVNITPYGISELGALSTSTGSLSPAFNKDTLSYEQNVAYAVEATTITAEAFDPLATVTINDQSADNPVTVQLNVGLNEIPVTVAAADSSKPSRTYLVKVTRAQQSSGSTPSTGTSVQTGTVAAGTGISVYVDGVKQEQTATVQTFTSNQLRYATVTLENDKIIKKLESESNREVAIPYTEAADSVNSLLNGQLLKVMTDKTATLEIQTASASYAFPASLIPVDAIAKELGAQNSLKDIIFSITIAKSAKSESDQVYAAASGQGMEIAAVPLEFHITASYGGKKTDVSAFSGYVQMMIPMPEGANANRITTGVVLHSDGQLYHVPTNITMLNGKYYAVINSLTNSTYSVIWHPREMQDLAQHWSRDEVNDLASRMVVQGTSETAFSPDASITRAEFAAIIIRGLGLRPAVLQGQSKFSDVQAGSWYAGYTETAAAYGLITGYADGTFGALKTITREEAIAIIARAVAYTKLSASGSMDKLSAFADQNEISSWAKDAMAAAVELQMVTGNSGQLHPQDNITRAEAAALIRRLLLQADLING from the coding sequence GTGAAGAAGAAGAAGGGATTCATAGGTTTATTGACTGCTATCGTAGCAATCCATTTTATATTTGGTGGACTATATGGAACTGGAACGGTGCATGCAAGCTCCTTGGCCGGACCGCCGCTGGCGTCTATAGCCGGGCATGATTTTACGTATGGCGCTTATGTAGGAGCTCCTTATTATATTGGTATTCAACATGGCGGAACCAAGGAATATCACGCATATTTGAGGTTCAACAAAACCGCAAACGTACCTGCAGGGTATAAGGCGTATTTGAAAATCAAAGTAGGCAACGACTATGGCGCAGGCCTGGAGGATCGGGCAATTCGCGGTACTCCGATTGCCAAGGTGTGGGCGTACAAGTCAGCTTCTATCCCAACCAGTAACGATCAAATGCATACGGGCTGGCCGACCATGAATCAGGTGTTAAACACGCCAAGCACCTATGAGCTGCTGGATAGCCATCTGGGATCGATTGCTACCGGTGATCTGCTCTCACTTGATATTACTGACTATTTCAATCAGGCTTCAAACGGCATGCTTACCTTTTTTCTTACAGGTGCGGAAAGCTTGATTGGCGATATACCGGATGAAGTTCACCGGTTCCGGTTTGATACCAATCCATATATTGTCTATGAACAGGCTGTTACGAATCAAGTGCCAACGGTACCTGACTATACAGAATGGGTTAATGAGGATGAATTCGTGACGGGTAACATTGTTGGCTCCGACAATGATGGCGACATGCTGACCTATTCGGTGTCGCAGCAGGCAGCGAACGGGACGGCAACGGTCGATGCGTCGACCGGGGCATGGGAATATATTCCGAATGAGAATTATCACGGCCAGGACGTATTTAAGGTGTTGGTTAACGACGGCAAAGGGGGCACGGCAACCAGCATGGTTACAATCACCGTCGATCCGGTGAATGATCCACCTGTCACGAGCGACGACACCACGGCAACCAATAAAAATGAGAAGACGACGGGTCAGGTGACGGCAAGCGATATGGACGGCGATACGCTGACCTATTCCATTTGGCAGCAGGGGGCTTATGGTTCGGCAGCCGTTGATCCGGTGACAGGAGCATGGGAATATACCCCGATGGACGATTATTATGGTCAGGATGTATTCAAGATCGAGGTTAGTGATGGCAACGGCGGCATAGCAACGAGCACAATAAGTGTAACGATTGTGAACGTAAATGCAGCTCCGACAACGTCGGACGATTCGGCCACGACTGACGAGGATACAAGTGCGACTGGTCAGGTAACCGCAACGGATGCGGATGGTGACATACTGATCTATTCAGTGTCGCAGCAGGCGGCGAACGGGACGGCAACGGTCAATCCGTCAACCGGAGCATGGGAGTATGCTCCGAATGCGGATTATCACGGTCAGGACGTATTCAAGATTGAGGTTAGTGACAGCAATGGAGGTACGGCGACTAGCACCATTACCGTAACTGTGACTCCGGTGAATGATCCACCTGTTACGAGCGATGACACCGCGACAACGAATAAAAATGAGAAGACGACGGGTCAGGTGACGGCAAGCGATGTGGAAGGCGATACGCCAACCTACTCTATTTCGCAGCCGGCAACTCATGGAACAGCAATAGTTAATCCGGCGACAGGTGCATGGGAATATGATCCGGATGAGGGCTATTACGGTCAGGACATATTCAAGATTGAGGTTAGCGATGGTAACGGCGGCACCGCAACGAGCGCAATAATCGTCACGGTTGTGAAAGTAAATGTAGCTCCGACGACGTCGGACGATACGGAAACGACCGATGAGGATACAAGCACGACCGGCCAGGTGACGGCATCGGACGCGGATGGCGACACGCTGACGTATTCGGTATCACAGCAGGCAGCCAGCGGAACAGCAACGGTCAATCCGTCGACCGGAGCATGGGAGTATGCTCCGAATGCGGATTATCACGGCCAAGATGAATTCAAGATTGAGGTTAGCGACGGCAATGGAGGCATGGCGACCAGTACCATTACCGTGACTGTGACGCCGGTGAATGATCCGCCAACAGCTATGGATGATTCCGTAACGACTGATGAGGACACAGCGGTTACCGGACAAGTATCGGCAAACGATGTGGAGGGTGACATGCTGACTTATTCCCTTTTGCAGCAGGCTACCCATGGAAATGCAACGGTTAATGCGACGACCGGAGCGTGGGAATACACGCCGGACGCTAATTATTATGGTCAGGATGTATTTAAAGTTGAAGTAAGCGACGGTAACGGAGGCACAGTGGTCAGCGCGATATCGGTCACCATCACTTCGGTAAACGATGCTCCTGTAATGACGGGAATTGCCGCCGCTCCATATGAGCTGTTGGATACGGAGACGGAACAGCCCTTTACTGGTGTATACATAGAGGATGCGGACCCTGAACAGACGCTGACAGTCAGCATTTCACTCGATACTGCGGCAAAAGGCGGATTTACAGCCGTCTCCCTTCAAGCAGCCGGATTCAGTCTGGTCGGCAGTCAATATAAGGCGAGCGGAACGGCTGATGATTTGACGACAGCCATTCGCCAATTGGTATTTACTCCGGAGGCGAACCGGATTGCTCCGAAAACGACGGAGACTGTTGTTTTAACGGTGATGGTAGATGATGGAATAGCTGCACCAGTAGTAGACAGTCAGACGTCCCTGATTGTGACATCGGTGAATGACACCCCTACGGTAAGTACGATTTCCAATCAAAGCATAGGTAAAAATACAGCTACGCAGGCTCTAAGCTTTACCATTACTGATCCTGACGCAGAGCCGAGCGATTTTGCAGTAACTGCCGAATCGAGCAATACCGCTCTTGTTCCGCTCAGCGGAATTACACTAGCAGGCAGCGGAAAGCAACGCGCGGTTACAGTGGAGCCGGCTCAAGGAATGCAAGGCTCAGCTACCATTACAATTCATGTATTGGACAGCAGTCTGGCGGAAGGCACATCCAGTTTTACGGTGACTGTGGGGAACAGCAAGCCCGTTGTAACGGCGATTGCTCCTCAGCAAATGGATGAGGACGATGTATTGAGCTTGACGCTGTCGGGTACGGATGAGGATTTGGATACGCTATCCTTTCTGGTCGATGCTCAGGCGGAGCACGGTCAAGCGGTTATTGCCAATGGCAATCAGCTGACATACACGCCTAATCAGGATTTTAAAGGAGACGACAGCTTTGCAATAAAGGCCTTTGACGGGGTAGATGAATCCGATCCGATTACGGTCCAAGTGACGGTCATGCCGGTGAATGACCAGCCGATAGCTGAGAATGCAAGCTACGATGTAGAAAGTCTGACATCTTTGACCCAAAAGCTGCATGCAACTGACGTGGACGGAGATTCATTGACCTTCCGTATACTCACAACCGGTACGAAGTCCTCCAGCGTGACGATTATTAACGGCGATGAGTTTGTTTATGTGCCGAGCCCGGGTCAGCTAGGGACAGACAGCTTCACCTATGTAGCTTCGGATGGACAGGAGGATTCCGATCCAGCCGTTGTTACAGTAAATATTACACCTTATGGAATTAGCGAATTAGGAGCGCTTTCGACCAGCACGGGCAGCCTGTCGCCTGCTTTCAACAAGGATACGCTGAGCTACGAGCAAAATGTAGCTTACGCAGTTGAAGCAACGACAATTACAGCTGAAGCCTTTGATCCGCTTGCCACGGTGACGATAAACGACCAATCGGCAGACAATCCGGTTACCGTGCAATTAAATGTCGGGCTGAATGAAATTCCGGTCACAGTTGCAGCGGCCGACAGCTCCAAGCCGAGTCGTACTTATCTGGTGAAGGTGACACGCGCCCAGCAAAGCTCAGGTTCAACTCCTTCAACAGGCACTTCCGTTCAAACGGGGACAGTTGCAGCGGGAACTGGAATTTCAGTATATGTAGACGGAGTGAAGCAGGAGCAGACGGCTACGGTGCAGACGTTCACCAGCAATCAGCTGCGTTATGCGACGGTGACGCTTGAGAACGACAAAATCATTAAAAAGCTGGAGTCCGAATCCAATCGCGAAGTCGCGATTCCGTATACAGAAGCGGCAGACAGCGTGAACAGCTTGCTAAATGGTCAACTGCTCAAGGTAATGACAGATAAAACGGCGACGCTTGAAATACAAACGGCCTCGGCCTCCTATGCATTCCCGGCATCGCTTATCCCTGTTGATGCGATTGCCAAGGAGCTAGGAGCGCAGAACAGCTTAAAGGATATTATTTTCAGTATTACAATTGCAAAATCGGCAAAATCGGAGTCTGATCAAGTATACGCCGCGGCATCTGGCCAAGGCATGGAGATTGCTGCTGTGCCGCTGGAATTCCATATTACAGCTTCGTACGGCGGAAAGAAGACGGATGTTTCCGCCTTTAGCGGCTATGTGCAAATGATGATCCCAATGCCAGAGGGAGCCAATGCGAATCGTATTACGACAGGAGTTGTGCTGCACTCCGATGGACAGCTCTATCATGTGCCTACCAATATTACGATGCTGAACGGGAAGTATTATGCAGTGATCAACAGCTTGACAAACAGCACGTATTCAGTCATTTGGCATCCGCGTGAAATGCAGGACCTGGCGCAGCATTGGAGCCGCGATGAGGTGAACGACCTGGCTTCCCGTATGGTTGTACAAGGGACAAGCGAGACGGCCTTCTCTCCGGATGCTTCGATTACCCGCGCTGAGTTTGCGGCGATTATCATACGTGGCTTAGGCTTGCGCCCAGCGGTTCTACAAGGGCAAAGTAAGTTTTCAGATGTACAGGCCGGAAGCTGGTATGCCGGTTATACGGAAACAGCGGCGGCTTATGGCCTTATTACTGGTTATGCTGATGGTACATTTGGCGCCTTGAAGACTATTACCCGCGAGGAAGCAATTGCGATTATCGCAAGAGCTGTAGCTTATACGAAGCTGAGTGCTTCGGGATCTATGGATAAGCTGTCCGCTTTCGCGGACCAGAATGAAATCAGCAGTTGGGCAAAAGACGCTATGGCCGCTGCGGTTGAGCTTCAAATGGTGACGGGTAATTCCGGACAGCTGCATCCGCAGGACAACATTACCCGTGCGGAGGCTGCTGCACTCATTCGCAGACTGCTGCTGCAGGCTGATTTAATCAACGGGTAG
- a CDS encoding MMPL family transporter has protein sequence MKTVLKLRWVLMLVWLLVTVGLMVSAPNMEGLVREKGQVSVPQGYSSTIAEKMIEEIGGKDAGNGSSTVLVFHDPEGLSDADLAAAKQGVEKLKAGKEQYHITSITTHFDTEELKKQMLSEDGKTLLVLVKVDTSSGDLSGIREGLYSAVSDVPMTHYYTGGWIIGDDVASSAQEGLKKTEFITVGFILIILFLVFRSAVAPIVPLLTVGFTYLLSQSIVAFLVEYFDFPLSNFTQIFLVAVLFGIGTDYCILLISRFKEELAHRGGDIQESILATYKTAGKTVLFSGLAVFVGFASIGFSTFVLYRSAVAVAIGIAILLIALFTIVPFFMSVLGAKLFWPSKGALEHKESGLWGAVGSFSLRKPLWALVVVMVLTVPFLVAYKGNVSFNSLDEIGDKYDSVKAFNLISESFGPGESLPSTVVVKTAVPMDTTDGLATIEQITRELSKVEGVALVRSATRPTGEELDDLMVSDQVGTLKDGLDKGEEGLGKISSGLAEASTKLSENEPKLNEAAEGAGKLAAGTKDLKSGIVQLGDGLKRIQQGLNDGSAGAGELAEGLKQAKASADQLAAASKELLTNYEKMEAGVGQLSQAYGGIAAGQQQLAGGLADLHKGISGLGEKYPELAGDADYAQVLGAASQMEQSATMLSEQLTQINGQLGGINEGLKQANAGLSQASAGQGELAKGLEKLAQGISQLQQGIAQAAAGQGQIVTKVPDITKGADQLASGQSELQAGFADLNGQLSQLTDGLDQSVDGITQVSDGLGSAKNYLSELGSSPNKQMTGWFIPEEAIVKPEFQQALDVYMSEDRMSAKFDVIFSGNPYDMAIMAKIDDLNAAVGRALQGTAYAQADYAVGGVTSSNHDLNNISNEDYTRTMMLMLIGITIILIILFRSIVMPLYLMASLLLTFYTSMAITEVIFVRLLGNSGISWAVPFFGFVMLVALGIDYSIFLMDRFREFRDLSPTQAILKAMKSMGGVIMSAAIILGGTFAAMLPSGVMSLLQIATLVLCGLFMYALIMLPLFIPVMVRMFGKANYWPFMNESEHEVRYSPTKDISHHS, from the coding sequence ATGAAGACGGTATTAAAGCTAAGATGGGTACTCATGCTTGTATGGCTGCTTGTCACAGTCGGATTAATGGTGAGCGCGCCGAATATGGAAGGGCTCGTTCGTGAAAAAGGGCAGGTGTCTGTTCCGCAAGGGTATTCTTCCACGATTGCCGAGAAAATGATCGAGGAGATTGGCGGCAAGGATGCGGGCAATGGCTCTTCGACCGTGCTTGTGTTCCATGATCCGGAGGGCTTATCCGATGCGGACTTGGCAGCCGCCAAGCAAGGTGTGGAGAAGCTGAAGGCTGGGAAGGAACAGTATCATATTACCTCAATTACGACGCATTTTGATACGGAAGAGCTTAAAAAACAAATGCTGTCGGAGGATGGCAAGACGCTGCTTGTGCTTGTGAAGGTAGACACCTCCAGTGGTGATTTGTCTGGAATACGAGAGGGACTGTACAGCGCCGTTTCGGATGTCCCAATGACGCACTACTACACGGGCGGTTGGATTATCGGTGACGATGTTGCGTCAAGCGCACAAGAGGGCTTGAAGAAGACAGAGTTCATAACCGTAGGCTTTATTTTAATTATATTATTCCTAGTGTTCCGTTCGGCCGTGGCGCCGATTGTACCCTTGCTGACGGTGGGCTTTACTTATTTGTTGTCCCAATCCATCGTCGCGTTTCTTGTGGAATATTTTGATTTTCCACTTTCGAACTTTACGCAAATTTTCCTAGTTGCTGTTTTATTCGGAATTGGTACGGATTATTGCATTTTGCTGATCAGCCGCTTTAAGGAAGAGCTGGCGCATCGGGGCGGAGACATTCAGGAATCGATTTTGGCAACCTACAAAACGGCGGGCAAGACGGTATTGTTTTCTGGTCTTGCGGTATTTGTTGGCTTTGCCTCTATCGGCTTTTCAACCTTCGTGCTGTATCGTTCGGCGGTTGCAGTAGCGATTGGCATCGCGATTTTGCTGATTGCCTTGTTTACGATTGTGCCGTTCTTCATGTCGGTGCTAGGCGCCAAGCTGTTCTGGCCATCGAAGGGAGCGCTTGAGCATAAGGAGAGCGGGCTGTGGGGAGCTGTTGGAAGCTTCTCGCTGCGCAAGCCGCTTTGGGCGCTGGTTGTCGTTATGGTACTGACGGTTCCTTTTCTAGTGGCGTACAAAGGCAATGTTTCCTTTAACTCGCTTGATGAAATTGGCGATAAATATGATTCGGTTAAAGCATTTAACCTCATTTCGGAAAGCTTCGGGCCTGGTGAATCGCTGCCTTCGACGGTTGTAGTGAAAACAGCTGTACCGATGGATACAACGGATGGACTGGCGACCATTGAGCAAATTACCCGTGAGCTTTCGAAGGTTGAAGGTGTGGCGCTTGTTCGCAGTGCTACCCGCCCAACAGGCGAAGAGCTTGATGATTTAATGGTATCTGATCAAGTGGGGACGCTGAAGGATGGCCTCGACAAAGGCGAGGAAGGCCTTGGGAAAATAAGCAGCGGTCTTGCTGAAGCCAGCACCAAGCTGAGTGAAAACGAGCCAAAGCTTAATGAAGCGGCGGAAGGCGCAGGCAAGCTCGCTGCGGGAACGAAGGATTTGAAAAGCGGCATTGTGCAGCTTGGAGATGGCTTGAAACGCATTCAGCAAGGGCTGAATGATGGCTCCGCTGGAGCAGGTGAGCTTGCTGAAGGCTTGAAGCAGGCGAAAGCTAGCGCTGATCAATTGGCAGCGGCCAGCAAAGAGCTGTTGACGAACTATGAGAAGATGGAAGCGGGCGTTGGCCAGCTGTCGCAAGCCTACGGCGGCATTGCGGCTGGGCAGCAGCAATTGGCAGGCGGACTTGCGGATCTTCACAAAGGCATTAGCGGCTTAGGCGAGAAGTACCCTGAGCTGGCAGGCGATGCTGACTATGCACAGGTATTAGGCGCAGCTTCCCAAATGGAGCAGTCAGCGACCATGCTCAGCGAGCAGCTGACGCAAATTAATGGACAGCTGGGCGGCATTAATGAAGGGCTGAAGCAGGCGAATGCAGGACTTTCCCAAGCGTCAGCTGGCCAAGGCGAGCTTGCAAAAGGTTTGGAGAAGCTGGCACAAGGCATTTCCCAGCTTCAGCAGGGCATCGCGCAGGCCGCGGCTGGCCAAGGCCAAATTGTAACGAAGGTTCCTGACATAACGAAGGGGGCTGACCAACTGGCAAGCGGACAATCCGAATTGCAAGCAGGCTTTGCCGATTTGAACGGTCAGCTCAGCCAGCTGACGGACGGACTTGATCAAAGCGTGGATGGCATTACGCAGGTTAGCGACGGGCTTGGGTCAGCGAAAAACTATTTGAGCGAGCTTGGTTCCTCGCCAAACAAACAAATGACGGGCTGGTTTATTCCAGAGGAAGCGATCGTGAAGCCCGAATTCCAACAGGCTCTGGATGTGTATATGTCCGAAGATCGGATGAGTGCTAAATTCGATGTCATTTTCAGCGGCAACCCGTATGATATGGCAATTATGGCGAAAATCGACGATTTAAATGCTGCGGTTGGCCGTGCTCTTCAAGGTACAGCCTACGCGCAGGCTGATTATGCAGTGGGCGGGGTGACCAGCTCCAACCATGATTTGAACAATATCTCGAACGAGGACTACACTCGCACGATGATGCTGATGCTGATCGGCATTACGATTATTCTGATCATCTTGTTCCGCTCTATTGTTATGCCGCTTTATTTGATGGCATCACTTTTGTTGACCTTCTATACCTCTATGGCGATAACAGAAGTGATTTTCGTCCGCTTGCTCGGCAACTCGGGCATCAGCTGGGCGGTTCCGTTCTTCGGATTCGTTATGCTGGTCGCGCTGGGCATCGACTATAGCATTTTCCTAATGGATCGTTTCCGGGAATTTCGCGATCTTTCGCCGACACAGGCGATTTTGAAGGCAATGAAGAGCATGGGCGGCGTTATTATGTCGGCAGCCATTATACTTGGCGGTACTTTTGCAGCGATGCTGCCTTCTGGGGTTATGTCGCTGCTGCAAATCGCGACACTCGTATTGTGCGGATTGTTCATGTACGCGCTCATTATGCTGCCGCTGTTCATTCCAGTCATGGTGCGCATGTTCGGCAAAGCCAACTATTGGCCGTTTATGAATGAGAGCGAGCATGAGGTTCGTTATTCACCGACTAAGGATATTTCGCATCATTCTTAA
- a CDS encoding MarR family transcriptional regulator yields MVDQRLLMDIIARYEATYFAVNRQINSLFREAMPEGLTVEQYSVLRYLRTQGKTTSSELADTFCVGRSSITALTTRLFDKQLIERQQDPKDRRVTYLKLLPAGEQLTDQSELKIQEMLALHIQHFDEQEALQFITTYEKLAKVMSGTHGIEGGEIQQ; encoded by the coding sequence ATGGTAGATCAAAGGCTGTTGATGGACATTATTGCGCGGTATGAGGCGACCTATTTTGCCGTCAATCGTCAAATAAACAGCTTGTTCCGGGAAGCGATGCCGGAGGGGCTTACGGTCGAGCAATATTCCGTGCTTCGTTATCTGCGGACGCAGGGAAAGACGACCTCTTCCGAGCTTGCGGATACGTTTTGCGTAGGACGAAGCTCCATTACGGCACTAACGACACGTTTATTCGATAAACAGCTCATTGAACGGCAGCAGGACCCGAAGGACAGGCGAGTTACTTATTTAAAGCTTCTGCCAGCTGGTGAGCAGCTGACCGATCAATCTGAATTGAAAATTCAAGAAATGCTGGCCTTGCATATTCAGCATTTTGATGAGCAGGAAGCACTGCAGTTTATTACTACCTATGAGAAGCTGGCTAAAGTTATGTCTGGCACGCACGGGATAGAAGGAGGAGAAATACAGCAATGA
- a CDS encoding ABC transporter permease, which translates to MLIRESILMAFSALYAHKSRSILTMLGIIIGVASVIAIVAIGEGGSASLKTFFVGSGNNTFEVVYQSVDEEGNVLSDEPSEPAFEENALLALEKIPEIEKVIANNRTTSTLNYLDKTLMVQLNGTSESYFSLNNAELLSGRNIAAREFEKARKVALISEDTLKRLDPNDSMIGKIIELEGTAFKVIGTFKEQKSIFNVGAYQILIPNAVWPSLFGESKIDSLTIQVQSAEVLQLAGEASIEVLNSLNQEKHGQGEYIVLDMQQIQDSVASITRIMTAIIGSVASISLFVGGVGVMNIMLVSVTERTREIGIRKALGATRGNILTQFLIESVVLTTFGGIVGIGLGVGGAKLISLVTQLPLLVPMYVIVGGVLFSMLIGIVFGMLPANKASKWEPMDSLLFES; encoded by the coding sequence ATGTTAATAAGGGAAAGTATACTTATGGCTTTCTCTGCCTTATATGCACACAAGTCGAGATCTATTCTGACAATGCTTGGAATCATTATAGGTGTAGCTTCCGTTATCGCTATTGTTGCCATTGGTGAGGGAGGAAGTGCATCCCTTAAAACTTTTTTTGTAGGAAGCGGAAATAATACATTTGAAGTAGTATATCAAAGTGTAGATGAGGAAGGGAATGTTCTCTCTGATGAACCGAGTGAACCGGCTTTTGAAGAAAATGCCTTGCTAGCTTTGGAGAAAATACCCGAAATAGAGAAGGTTATCGCTAATAATAGGACTACTTCTACTTTGAATTACCTGGATAAGACATTAATGGTTCAGCTAAATGGTACATCTGAATCTTATTTTAGTTTAAATAATGCAGAGTTATTGTCAGGTCGGAATATTGCAGCCAGAGAGTTTGAAAAGGCCCGCAAGGTAGCGCTTATTAGTGAGGATACGCTGAAACGCTTAGATCCGAATGATTCTATGATTGGGAAAATTATTGAACTGGAAGGCACGGCGTTTAAAGTTATTGGCACGTTTAAGGAACAAAAAAGTATTTTTAATGTTGGAGCGTATCAGATCCTGATTCCTAATGCCGTTTGGCCATCTTTATTTGGTGAAAGCAAAATAGATTCACTAACCATTCAGGTTCAAAGCGCAGAGGTTCTGCAATTAGCAGGAGAAGCCTCAATAGAAGTGCTGAACTCTCTAAATCAGGAAAAGCATGGTCAAGGGGAATATATTGTTTTAGATATGCAGCAAATTCAAGATTCAGTTGCATCCATTACGAGAATTATGACAGCGATTATAGGTTCAGTAGCTAGTATTTCCTTGTTTGTCGGAGGCGTTGGAGTCATGAATATTATGCTCGTTTCTGTGACAGAACGCACACGGGAAATTGGAATACGTAAAGCGCTGGGAGCTACCAGAGGTAACATTCTGACGCAGTTCTTAATTGAATCGGTGGTATTGACTACCTTTGGTGGGATTGTAGGGATAGGATTGGGAGTTGGCGGAGCGAAGTTAATCTCGCTAGTTACGCAATTACCATTATTAGTCCCGATGTATGTTATTGTGGGCGGTGTTCTATTCTCAATGTTGATTGGAATCGTTTTTGGAATGCTTCCAGCTAATAAGGCATCAAAATGGGAGCCTATGGACTCTTTATTGTTTGAATCCTGA
- a CDS encoding ABC transporter ATP-binding protein, translating to MLSLNNVHKSYLLSSNEVPVLRDINLSIESGEFVAIMGASGSGKSTLMHLCGLLDLKLMSGDYHFFGYNVFSLSGNELARLRNQYIGFVFQQFHLLSKLSAILNAELPLVYSGVSKRVRKEKARAALHKVGLGNREDYYPNQLSGGQKQRVAIARAIINDPKIIFADEPTGALDSKTSEQIMELFAMLNKEGRTIVMVTHDNHVAAYASRKIVLRDGVIIDDRRVKSC from the coding sequence ATGTTATCCCTTAACAATGTCCATAAATCATATTTGTTAAGTTCAAACGAAGTTCCTGTGCTAAGGGATATTAATCTTTCCATTGAGTCAGGTGAATTTGTAGCAATCATGGGAGCCTCAGGGTCTGGAAAATCAACATTAATGCACTTATGTGGGCTTTTGGATTTGAAATTAATGTCAGGGGACTATCATTTCTTTGGCTATAATGTATTTTCTCTTAGTGGAAATGAATTAGCGCGGTTGCGCAATCAGTACATTGGTTTTGTGTTTCAACAATTCCATCTGCTTTCTAAACTAAGTGCGATTCTTAACGCTGAGCTGCCATTGGTATATTCAGGAGTGAGCAAACGTGTGCGGAAAGAAAAAGCACGGGCAGCTCTACATAAAGTGGGTCTAGGAAATCGGGAGGATTACTATCCTAATCAGTTATCAGGTGGACAGAAACAAAGAGTAGCAATCGCAAGGGCGATTATCAATGACCCAAAGATTATTTTTGCCGATGAGCCGACAGGAGCATTGGATTCTAAAACGAGTGAGCAAATTATGGAGCTGTTTGCGATGTTAAATAAAGAGGGAAGAACGATAGTGATGGTGACCCACGATAATCATGTAGCAGCATATGCTAGTAGAAAGATTGTATTAAGGGACGGAGTAATTATTGATGATAGAAGAGTAAAATCATGTTAA